The DNA sequence TGTTTCGACGCGCAGGGACGCTTTGCGGGGCAGGTAGATCTCGTAATTGATCGTGCTGCATACGGCAAAGGAACTGCCATCGCGCTCCGTTTGCCAGGTCGACTTTCTGTCGGGGCAGTCCTCGGCTTTTCCCTGCCGGATCAGTTCCTTGTCGAAGTCGGTATTGACGCTAACGGCCGCCGGGGTCGATGCCGTTTCAACCCGTAAGGCTTCGTTGAGCTTCCCGCTGTTTATCGTTGCCGAAATTCGGACCGAAACGTCGGCTTTGTCCCAGTAGCGAACCCGGATGTCGTCGCCAAATTTCAGGTTCAGGTGCACGGCCTGACCGTCTGACAGCGGTAAGGTTTTGGTAATGATTTTCTGCGGGAAAGCGGGTTTCGCCAGCAGCAGCAGGAACAGCAACAGGGTATTTTTCATGGCAGAAGAAGGGAAAGGTGAACGGGTGACATTATTTCTGTTTGCGGATGAAGATGTCGCTGCTGATCGTTTTGAGCTGCAGGTCGACCCCACCCCCGTTGGTGGTTCCGTTGATGGCGTGACCACCACCCATGCGCGTCAGGCCGTCTTTTTTGGTGAGACCCAGGTCAAAATCGGTGTACATCTCTCCGGTAATCGAGCTGAGTTTCAGGGTAGCTTTGGCCGTAGCGGGCAGCGTCACGTCAATGGCCCCGCTAATGGTCGAGATGGCGGTAGGCTTACTCTGGTTGAGCGTTGAATAAACGATTTTCACTTCGCCATTGGTCGTGTTGGCCACCACCGGTCCCGTCACGTTCAGCAGGCTGATTCCACCATTCTTCGTGCGAATCTCCAGGTCGCCCTCCACATTCTGAACCGTTACGTCGCCACTGCCCCAATTGGTCTGTTCATACAGGATGGCGGCTTTATTGGGTACGCGGATCGTATAGGGCATGTTT is a window from the Spirosoma rigui genome containing:
- a CDS encoding DUF4097 family beta strand repeat-containing protein, producing the protein MRKMLLVGIGCLCQWTVLFAQEYKTKLVNNGDQKITIMLDATNLKIEGYNGNEVIVQTTAKMEPIPERAKGLRPLYNSAVDNTGLGLAVTPETGGIRIEKASRKNMPYTIRVPNKAAILYEQTNWGSGDVTVQNVEGDLEIRTKNGGISLLNVTGPVVANTTNGEVKIVYSTLNQSKPTAISTISGAIDVTLPATAKATLKLSSITGEMYTDFDLGLTKKDGLTRMGGGHAINGTTNGGGVDLQLKTISSDIFIRKQK
- a CDS encoding DUF4097 family beta strand repeat-containing protein — translated: MKNTLLLFLLLLAKPAFPQKIITKTLPLSDGQAVHLNLKFGDDIRVRYWDKADVSVRISATINSGKLNEALRVETASTPAAVSVNTDFDKELIRQGKAEDCPDRKSTWQTERDGSSFAVCSTINYEIYLPRKASLRVETISANIDIQGASSPVWAKSISGYVDMSWPGTKGATVAMKTVTGEVYSDLPIDFNGKREKNPLVGYLLQGTVLSGGPNLRLESISNHIYLRKEK